The DNA window CACTATATATTCAACAGGGCGACGTTTTTTACGTTCAGCCTGGCGACGTTCATTATTATGATGAGCTGGGGACGCTTAAGTTAATTAATGTGCTGATTAATCCGTTGGTAGGCTTTCATTATTTACAGCCTCTCGATACCTTATTACAGACTTTCTCTGCGCAGAATGCGTCCTGCTACGGTTGGCTGGCGCCGGACACCCGCCATATCTGCAAGGAACTGGTGGATAAGATATTTTCTGCCGAGCTGCGGCAGGAGCAAAATATTGCTCTGCGCGAAGCCGCGTTTTTCCAGCTGGTGACGACGATTCTGCATGCCGAAACCGAAGCCGAATATAGCACCACTAAATATAAGCTGCATAAATTGCTGACCTGGCTACAGGAGCACTGTTTTGAAGAGCATAACTGGCAGCAGCTGGCGGAGAAATTCCATCTGACCACGCGTACCGCTTTTCGCCATATTAAAGAGGCGACGGGATTGACGCCGGATAATTATTTAAAGCGTCTGCGATTAGTTTCGGCGCGCGTAAAATTACGCGAGACCGATATGACGATTACCGAAGTGGCCTATCTATGCGGCTTTGCCAACAGTAATCACTTTACCACTTTATATAAAAAGGTTTTTGGCCTGACGCCCAGCGAAGACCGGCGGCGTTTGCAGCGCTAGTTCTCTCCCCGGAGGCGATGCTGCGCATCTGTCCGGGCTACGCGTTCACAGCGGTCTGCGGCCCGGTAGCCCGGGCAAGGCGCTGCGCGCCGCCCCCGGGAGAGACGCGCAGGGTGGTGAAGGATTGCCCCGGAGGCGAGGAGAGCTACTCTTCCGGAGTATTGGCCCGCACGTGGCGGCCGCTGGCGACAAAATTGCCGGTCCCCAGATGATGCAGGGTATTGAGCTTATCGTCATCGAACTGCCAGCGTCCGGTAACAAACGCGCGCTCATCGGCGGCGGCGGAAACCACTTCGCCAAACAGCGTATCGTACTGCTCCTGGGCCGCCGTCGCCGGCAGCAGGCGGCACTCCATCCATGCCAGACACTTCTCCTCGATCAGCGGCAGTCCCAGTTCCGGGCCGCTCACCACCGGAATTCCGTAAGCATTGAATTTGTCTTCATCGCGGCCGCTGACGCTGCCGACCGCGTAGGTCCAGCTGGCGGCGGCCACGCCGGGAATCACGATGCCGAAGGTGCCGTT is part of the Klebsiella quasipneumoniae subsp. quasipneumoniae genome and encodes:
- a CDS encoding flavin reductase family protein is translated as MSRFRHVELQYASRLLNHGPTILITSYDAASDRRNVMAAAWSMPVEFAPPRVAIVVDKSTWTREIIERNGTFGIVIPGVAAASWTYAVGSVSGRDEDKFNAYGIPVVSGPELGLPLIEEKCLAWMECRLLPATAAQEQYDTLFGEVVSAAADERAFVTGRWQFDDDKLNTLHHLGTGNFVASGRHVRANTPEE
- a CDS encoding helix-turn-helix domain-containing protein; the encoded protein is MMMLTVEYYFTHPQDKLGMYASDPEDNSHEHSHEFAELVIVEEGHGLHVINGRPLYIQQGDVFYVQPGDVHYYDELGTLKLINVLINPLVGFHYLQPLDTLLQTFSAQNASCYGWLAPDTRHICKELVDKIFSAELRQEQNIALREAAFFQLVTTILHAETEAEYSTTKYKLHKLLTWLQEHCFEEHNWQQLAEKFHLTTRTAFRHIKEATGLTPDNYLKRLRLVSARVKLRETDMTITEVAYLCGFANSNHFTTLYKKVFGLTPSEDRRRLQR